Within Mytilus edulis chromosome 10, xbMytEdul2.2, whole genome shotgun sequence, the genomic segment TGGCGCAAATATCAAAAAGTGACAGGTTTGTTTTGTGCGGATCAAAACATTTCGAGGTCTTAATGATATGATTCTTTCAACTTAAAGAAAAAATCAATTGGATATCGCATATCAAAAATGACTTTTAAAACTTTGACGACACAAACTCAAATACTTTTATCTCACTAGATAATAATGGTGCTGGTTTAAATGTGTGTTATCGCTGTTCTGGTAATCTACCGTCTGAAGTATGTCATAAAATAGCTTTCTGTAAGCAGGAGGAGGTAATTAAAAAGATATTGTATGTTTCAGTACAATGCTAGTGACATAATTGATGATAACGATTTCAATGAGCACTACATCTTATTCTTGTTTCCCCTAAAAAGAGGCATggaaatatttaaacatttgtcaTGATTTAACCCAAAGAGATTCCTTAGAAAGCAACATTAGGTGAATAATGTTTGGTTAGGTtaacgttcattacagaaattataataaaaatgtcCCAGTTTAATCAAGCtcataattcaatttttttttcaatactctttattcaaatattgtaatacaattaCCGAATTATCCAGTAGACATTATAATATACCATATATACATTTGCATGTATGAGAATATGTTTTCAAATGTGATATTGAATTAGATGATACATATAAATGCAACATTCTAATTATACAAAAAGCTATCCGAATCTCTTTTTATTATATCAAGCGAAAGcttgtaaattaaatatataaaaaataaaaacaactgaataaacacaaatatttaaggACAGTGAATATGGCAATACATCAATTGTAATTAGGACCGAAGTTTCAAAAGAGTGATACTGATAATTTGCACAGCTTAACATTACAATGATATTTAGTTAAATTtgtacttagttttttttattatgcttaacatactttttatcaatattgcAGTTATGTTTCACGAAGGAAGAGTTTAGAAATGGAGAAAAATACATTTTCACCGGCTGCATGGAAAAGCGCGTAAGTTAAAAGTAAGAATTATAACTTTGGTCTATGAAAAAGTCCGAAAATAAATGTTCTTTCGTTTGTTGTTTTGATGGCATTTGATACCAATAAACTTTTCATTTAGTGTTTctaaacaaattataaacatcTGTGTTAATAATCTAAAAGCTGCAGAATTTTGGCTTTAGACCCTAAGTTAACACAATTCCTACATTTGCAATATCGTTCTACCACGTCGGGAATATACATGAAATTAAATACACCCGATGCATATTCCCCTTCCCAATAAACCACCATAACCATTAATCGATTTGTAATGGCATGCATTAGGACATCTGGTATTCCAAAATTGTTGTACCAGTTCATATGTGTTTTACGGAACACTATTATAATTTTTGATCACTGTCATAGAAATGAATGATATTTTATTACAGATTGACTGCAATTTGTCACTGTAGTATTATGTCTCTGACAAGACAAAAGGAGACATTTTAAAACGAAGAggagatataaaaaaatataatcatataGGTCGAAAACGACATAATGGCCGATAAAATGCGAACCGCCCATTTCACTACACACGAATCGTAACAAATCTTCGGGGGAACCCATATTCACAGGAGTGGACAACTGGGGTGATGTTCTCGAAAGTATCATAAGATTCGTcctaagtcatagataagaccaaTTTTAGGACGGACTTAGGATCGACttaggacactcttaagttgtgtctcgaagctatctcagacACATCTTATGTTAAGACGTCTTAAACATATCTTATGTGCGAAATTCTAAAacccattttcacggttcactgcacatagaaaatgaaagtccGGATGAGGCATCCGTGTTCTTAGGACAAGTTCTTAATGTAACTATCATGACAAGTTCCTTCGAGTTCACCATATGTATAAACCCCTGGGAACATGCCCTACACCCTCAGATAGACACTTTTGAAATATCTTGAAAACTTTTCGTATTCTCATAACTCGCATAGTCTTATTCGTCATGTTTATTTCTAAGCAATCCTTATTTTGAATTGCTGTGATAAGGCGTTTTTATCAAccataaattgtttaaatataattaatGCTACTACAACTGTTCTGATGAGAAACCCTACAACCAAGTGTATTTCCAAATTGTCCTGGGAATATATTGTTCATTTACCATTTATTATTTTGAATGGGATGATTGGTCATTCAGGGCCCCAAAAAACGAGTTTTATTTCCACCTTGACACTATCTTACAAGTGTTAATATGTCTTTATTGTGCATATCTTTTGCAAATAGGAGAAAAGAGATAGAATTTTTTCAGTCGACTCAATCAATTCCACCTAGTTCTGTAGCTTCATTTCTCGACAAAAAGTCACCGAACAGGAAATCGTATCTGCTCACCCTATCGAAACACCTGTTTTTTTGGTGGTATCcgttttacacaatatttaattGCTTGGGAGTGATTCGTcgtgttgtctttattttgtttttttcgtcggtcttaaattatgtttttttttttataaatataactttTTGAATATAACTATATCCCAATCAAAAAGAGACTATCATACTCGTATTAAATATATAATggttataatataaaataactaaaatttaaataaaggcaGACTGATGAATGTATAGAAAAGAGAAAATTGGTTGAAATCCTGTTTTCATTTTCAATCTTATTATGTTGATACTTTTCTTGTAGATGTGTAATATGGACATTGGTTCTATATTTGGAAAGAGGGCGGAACCTGATCTACAATGTTGTTCTGATAATCTATGTAACGGTCACATCAACCGAACACTGACTACAATACAACCTACACAAACGTCAACTCCAGTTATTCCGGCGTCAACAATTGCACCCGTTACAtgtttgtattttcaaatttttattgattgcatAATGGTCAAATAGACACGAGTCACTTCAAAAATCTTTTCGTACATTGGAATATAAGAATTTAAGTCAAAAAGATGATCacaaatttgacagctaatgttCCTTTTTGATGGTTCTTTTTGTTCTCTGATTGATGTCTTTTCAAACCAAATTTCCACTATCtgagcttttttttttacagtaatacCAAGTGAATGTACAAATACGGCTACATCTGTAGATTCACCAATCAACTGTGACTTTGAAAAAGTCGATATATGTAATTACATGgaggataaaaacaataacatTGATTGGAGGCGACACACTGGTATGACGTCATCATTGAATACCGGACCGTCTGCTGATCATACTACATCTAAaggttactacatgtatatagaaacATCTGTGGCATTAAGAAAGGGAGATAACGCTAGGTACTTCTTTATAGAATAATTGTGATATAATATATACTCTCTTATCatctatattattttcatttacctgtttGCATAATTCTATTTAGTGGCATGTAAGTTGAAATAAAACGATATTTATCTTGTATTTCAAGAGATTCGGAAATGAATATTTGGCCTGGTaataacttgaaaaaaataacGTTGCTCCAGACGTAATGAAAAGGAATGTTCTATAAAGCAAAATACAAAAGATCAGGCATATGCAGGAAATATTCGTGTACTGtatcaataatattaaataaaatgtttgcgcgccaaaaaaacaaataagctgtacttagtCTCGCAACCGATATATCaatccaacaaaaaaaaaaaaaaaaacaaaaaaaaaacaataaaaagtattgtgttttatgtatttatataggCCAATGTATGAATTATGATGTTCTTCTAACGTAATACATGTACAGCATTTAACATTCAGGATATGGTCTATGACAGCATCATCGACAAAAGGTCAGTGTATATCCTTCTGGTATAATATGTATGGTGTCTCCATAGGAACACTCAATGTTTACATTGCTGACAATTCTACCGGTACTGAGCAGACAAAGCTGGTATGGTCCCTGTCTGGTAACCAAGGCAACGCATGGCACATTGCAAATGTTCCATTATCGGATCTGCAGTCGATGAAGGTAACGAAAACACAGTTgtacatttaaattcatttttatttattgattatatagaaaattgaaaaCTGAACTAATCattattatctgaaaatataaaatcataatgTATAATTGATGACTTGTAATATGGTAATAATAACTTATTTTTTACCAATGATTTTCATGTCTTACGTCAGCCAGGGCTCATAGATCTATACAATATTTTAAGCCCTCCATGAATTACACTTTATACTGCTAGTTCTAATTTAGATACCATtcccttttataaaaaaatatgtttgaataaagaAGATTTGAACtgtgagacaacaacccaatataacaattataaataaCACATGTTATTTTTTATTCTGTGGTTCGTGACATATGACAATATAAAGGTAACGTAAGGACATTGATTTTTTGGGTTAATTTAGGTAATATTTGAAGGAATAGCTGGTGATGGTTATACAGGAGACATAGCAATTGATGATATACAGCTGATGGATGCCTGTCCCTGTCCAGACAGTATCCATACCCCGGGGCCTTCAACCATTGCTCCTCTATCAACAGAATCTCAGACAGATAGTACAACACCACCTTCAGTTACATTTACAATAACACCTCAGACATCCGGTGTTGTATCTTCATTACCAACCACTACGggtaatatataattaaaatacatacatgtattcgATAAACCTGGCAAGAAACACAattcaacattgaaaactaaatattgagcAGAAATAACCTTACCAATAGACCTAATCTTAGTTGTTTACGAAGGGTGACCAGATCCTCCTTAGCAATGCTATATGTGATATTTGCTTCAGACCATAGCGGATTGCCAGAAGTCTTTTTGTCGAACCGAGATGTTACAAAAAGCATAAACTAACAGATCACGCGAAAACTCTAAACAACATCTCGAATAGGAAAGAATACGAACTAGTTTTAAACAAAAAGCGATTTGACATATAAAGATACGACATCTCTGTTCATATTtcaatttatacatttgtacaaagAAACGTAATATTAAATGTTACAAAGTTTGTTtcatatatacttttatatacatgtacaagccCTGATGCCTAAAGGATATATTCTGGGAGCTGTTCCTAGAAAAGATATCAAtttatctaaatatttaaaatagtgCTATCATACCAATATTTTTCTAACGTAAAATAACTAACGATTAGTTTTAATTATTGAGGTCTATGTAAGATCTTCAATGATCATAAACATGAATGTCCTTcgaaaatgctaaaaaaaaaatccgcctTTCTTATgaaatgtttattcaatattaGAAATATCAGAGTTTACTTTAAGACTCTTAAGAATATAACTTACTTAccgaaaaaaaagatatatggcTTTTCTCTTTTTTACGtcattgttaatatttttttaaagtaccaCTACCTCCGGTGTCAACCAGTCCTACTATTGTGGAATCACCTATCAACTGTGCCTTTGAGAACACAAGTATCTGTCAATATCAACAGGGGTCAGGGGAAGACCATGATTGGTTAAGACATTCCGGAAGAACAAATTCTTTAAATACCGGACCGATTGCGGATCATACCTACAATACTTCCGGAGGCCATTATATGTACCTAGAATcatcaaattcaataatgaaaggAGAAACTGCAAGGTATTATACTctaaaaaatacaaaagaaaaaaaaaaggaataaaataagGAGAGGTGATTTGATCAGCAAGGGAAAATATCAGGGACATAAACATGTGAATATAAGAAAAGTTATGTAATGGTATGTTTCATCAATGAAAAAGAACCTAATATTGTAAAGGAAGCTATATAAAAACCTCTGTCATGATacattaaggaaaaaaaatagtcTGATTTATGTAAAGACaatacacaggcaaattttgcTCACTTAAATTTCATacgaatctcacatgaaattcaatttaaaaattttacaagagtttcacctcaaacgagcttatacatgaaacctGTGTGGCCATTGAAGCGggaagtttggcatgccacaaaaccaggttcaacccaccatgtttttatttgaaaaaatgtcctgtaccaagtccggaaaatggtcattgttatattttagttcgtttatgtgtgtgttatattatagttagtttctgtgtgtgttacattctaacgttgtgtttattttgtgtagtttgtttcctcttatatttaagtgtgaattcacatcattataagacgtgtcacggtacttttatattccaaattcatgtatttagttttgatgttatatttgttcttctcatcggattttgtctcatgcttatttcgtttctgtgtgtgttacattttaatgttgtgccGTCATTCTCCTCTAaaatttaatgcgtttcccttctttggtttgtgacccggatttgttttttttctatcgatttatgagttttgaacatcggtatactactgtttccttttttAAGTAATAAATGGCGGGACGTTTTTAGAGCCAATGGAAATGAGGCTATGTTggatagaaatagaaaatagtcTACGTAACAAATCACCTATGCACCAAATCGAGAAATCATACATGGGATTTCTAACGTGAAGAGAGCCTAGAACTCTACAATAGGAATACGACCTACGTGGCTTTGTATTTATAAATCCTTCCAGTCAGTCGGACACCAATTTTTAGTAAGAGCTAAATTGTCGGAACTAGAGAAGTTCAGTGATGACCATATGTCTTTACTTCAGTCATTCCATAAAATGTGTAACGACGAAAATATCTTTTTTGTCGTTAATCTGTGTATATCATATCCCCTGTTGAACTGTAATATACAATTTCAGAAAAgaacattttttgtttatataagatTTATGTATAGTCAGTTCCTTTTGGTATATATTCGTAGTACATGTATAGAAAATATTCTTTGATGATTAAAAAAGCAAGCACGATAAGTGTTATTTCAAAGCTATAACATTAAATAAGAAAGCTTGCTTTGAGAAGATATGACTTGTCGAATTTTAGTGTTGAAGGCCGAAAAGTCATATAAACTATCAACTTATTTGAAAGACAATCAAAAgcaaataaattaatgaaaacacATAATAGGTGCTTTGACGATCCAAAACTAaataatttcattatttattattgaACTATTTAGTAGTTTTATAACTCAATGCACGAATAAATTATAACTTCTGAGTTTTTTTCAAACTTGGATGAAATATAATGATTGAGATATATTTCAACAAAAGCTTAAACGCTTTTATACTCATGTTTTATGAAATTCTGTAAGTCACAGATGTAAGTTCACAAAACCTTAATCCTATGAGATGTTTTCTTTGTTAGACTATGGACCCCGATGATCACACCAACAAAAGGTCAGTGTTTGTCGTTTTGGTACAACATGTACGGCATGACAGTGGGAAACTTAACAATTTATACTGGTGGTAACTCAACAGGAAGTGAACAGCTAGATGGTGCTGTATGTACAATCTCGGGAAATCAAGGACAATCgtggaaacaaaaatgtgttcttCTGCCGGATTCTAAACCAATAAATGTAAGTTTATAAACAACATTTAACAAAGGTGTATCTGAGAAAAAAAGTgctttattattttgaaattctcTTTTCATTTGCACTAAAATGAAGCATGTATCGAATGTTTATTTAacagttaacaattttttttattttatgaaattaattaccGACCTTCATCAAATGAGCACATGTAGAGCTTCTTTTGGGTCTCGAACGTACCTGATGAAGTTTCGGTTTCAAAAACGCACGAGCTCTTAAAAATCGTAAAAATAGTGTTACCTACATCAATATAAGTAATTAAGCTGCTGAAATAACAAACCTCTTTGATTTCGTTAAATTTACCAATACATATTGGTATTTATTAGATTGTGTTCGAGGCAGAAACAGGTGATGGCTATACAGGGGATATTGCCTTAGATGATGTCAATCTTAACTTTGTTTGTCCATGTAAAGGTaagctatatattttaaaatgaggATTACTTTACATTACATTTGCTGCTAGCCGAACATAAATATTATTCCAAACCCATGTAGCCTGCATATTAGATATAGAGCTGTTTTCATATTTTGTGATGAGCCTACTCTAAACGAAAGGTAGAACGGATCTTTCGAAATGTTAGGAGTTTTACACGCCTTAACATTTGCTGTGCATACAAACATGATGTCCATGCAGTTAAGGTTTATAATCTTGTAAAAAGCTGTCCTCCTTTAATTTAAATATTCTTCTAGGTCCTTGAAGAATACTTGCCTAATTTTCAATCATTACACACTTACATATTTTTCTATTTACCTAGTTGTTAATATTGTATTTGTCTGCAAAGATAACAGAATTGTTGTGTCGATTTGATTGACATTTAactatttttcttatatttcagaTACTTGTAGCTGAGACCTGAATAGAAAtaggaaaagaaattaaaatattttgtaattctgTATGCTGATGTTAttcgattttattttattttacctgtaTGTATTTCTGAGGTTAAAAAAATACTGTCTTAATAAAAAGATGATCGATGTCTTTAGGTAGAAGCATATTTTAAAGCCATGTCTTAATGTCTTTTTGATCAAATATAAATACCAAAATTTTATGCAAGAAGTCTGACAATTCGGAAAATTGAGCACTGGCATATGTATCGATTTGATATACGTATATACCGTCAATGGTATATAAAGTATTTTCACAGAGACAGTTACCtttgaaattaatatataaaaaaataaatatatatatacaatgtaaaacataacaTAACTATAAAAGTTATAGAAGCAAACCCGCTTTGCATGTACTAAATTCGGATGAAGGCCGACGGTAAATGATCTATAACAAATCTATGACTGTTGTTACCCTTTTAGTTGACAATTTTACGTataatgtctgtttattttgttcatacATTGCTGTCAATATAATGACATGTTATACGattgtcattcaagtgagaggtttatttgaataaaagccatgttaaatccaccattttctacataagagaatgccgaacggtgacctatagttgttaatgtctgtgtcattttggtctctttttgacagttgtctcattggcaatcgtaccatatcgtaccatatcttctttttttatatgtaccgAATCGTGATTATGACAGTGtatatacattcgtttgatgcgatatttttgatattttacattttgatagcTATGTAAATTTGGTGCAGTGTTGTACTAGTGTTATTAAGTATCATATCTTTTATCagtaaatttaaaacaacaacgaATCTTAATTATGTTGATCAAAGTTTGACTGCACTTGCGTGTACACAAAGTTGTATCAATGTCGAAACTGAAATTTCAGAGGAAAAGTGTCAgtacacaatgtataaaaaaatatgtatgacaTTCGGGCTTATACAGAGAAAATTCAAGATTGTCATGACCTCTACAATCGATAAATTTACATGATTAATTAAAGCGAATGCAGTGAAATTAATACATGCAAGTCTAGAATCATTTTGGCTTTGAAAAATGACGATATAAATTCCTTTATAAACAATTTGGTCTGAATGTTTTTTATCTTTCGAGATTTCCCGTCCGTAGATAATTCTATTTTATACAGCATGGGCATATCGTTTTACGTGTTTCAAAACCCTGCGAAACATACAGCATTGATGGATGTGTCCTAGTACTATTTACAGTGAAAATGGAAATTGTACACCAGAAGATATTTTTTATTGTAGTAAAATACTACTTATAGATTAACTGTACCATTGCAataaataagggcaacagtaACCTACCGCTATTCAATAACCTTAAATCGATTCTGAGACAAACAATCCGGGTTATATACTAAAACCTGGGATTATCACATATATCTGTATTTAAAACTAACATCTTCTGTACAATCAAACATATTTAGCAAACGTGTGTTGGACATTATTATAGACATtttagtaaaatcacagaaaaaaTCAGAAGCACTAGCATGGacacaaattattttgttgttgataCCGTCAAAAACTTAAAACAATACTTATTCTAGGCAATCTTTGTACAAAATCATTATGGTTAAGCAGGGTCGTAAATCACCTACATAGTTTTCAGTGTACAGGCCAAGTTTTTCCCTGTGAACAACTTCAATAGAAATCGACATACATATTAAAAACCTCTTTAACCGATTGCAAAAATGCACCACAGTATTGAAAGTACTTTTGCCTACGTGAATAACATCATATATTCAGGAATTATTAGTTACATAACCCCTTCATTGATCTTGATTTACATAAGTTTTTTTTCGGTTTTATCAACAATTTAATGTTTGTACTTATTTTGATCTTTTCAAACATTTTGGCCTCGATCAAGTTTCCATGCATAAAATGTTAACAATTATCagccaaagtacggtctttaacacggagctttggctcccACCGTACAGCAAGACATAACATGACTagtgcaaaacaattcaaacaggaaaacccaaggtatcatttataaaaaaaaacgagaaacgagaaacacatatgagCCAAaccaacaaacggcaaccactgaacaacagttACCTCCTGCCATAGGAAAGGGGCATAAAATTGAAGCATTTTAAACGTTATTAAATGTCAAAACCGTCACCCTAAACTGATACAGATAGTCACATtacaatacaaaattaaaaatactaaatactgaactccgaggaaaattcaaaacggatagtccataatcaaatgacagaatcaaaagctcaatAA encodes:
- the LOC139492146 gene encoding MAM and LDL-receptor class A domain-containing protein 1-like, with protein sequence MGVIFAVLFVPSSSGLTCLICPDIAHPRFCEDVGFCASGEKCGMERKMDNFGGVSYSIGCRSEKICNTPPDNITSQCNDCCTTDLCNTQGCGETDNNGAGLNVCYRCSGNLPSEVCHKIAFCKQEELCFTKEEFRNGEKYIFTGCMEKRMCNMDIGSIFGKRAEPDLQCCSDNLCNGHINRTLTTIQPTQTSTPVIPASTIAPVTLIPSECTNTATSVDSPINCDFEKVDICNYMEDKNNNIDWRRHTGMTSSLNTGPSADHTTSKGYYMYIETSVALRKGDNARIWSMTASSTKGQCISFWYNMYGVSIGTLNVYIADNSTGTEQTKLVWSLSGNQGNAWHIANVPLSDLQSMKVIFEGIAGDGYTGDIAIDDIQLMDACPCPDSIHTPGPSTIAPLSTESQTDSTTPPSVTFTITPQTSGVVSSLPTTTVPLPPVSTSPTIVESPINCAFENTSICQYQQGSGEDHDWLRHSGRTNSLNTGPIADHTYNTSGGHYMYLESSNSIMKGETARLWTPMITPTKGQCLSFWYNMYGMTVGNLTIYTGGNSTGSEQLDGAVCTISGNQGQSWKQKCVLLPDSKPINIVFEAETGDGYTGDIALDDVNLNFVCPCKDTCS